The following are encoded together in the Heterodontus francisci isolate sHetFra1 chromosome 41, sHetFra1.hap1, whole genome shotgun sequence genome:
- the mgp gene encoding matrix Gla protein: MGTLILLSLFALAAVCVADSSESNEIDDVLFLGRRDANTFMRQPRFTNHWERDRFKSPRERTREKCEEFRPCDRLARQVGLKRAYGKYFGNRRQRPSSYRRLRPRRHRGNRNRRQHYRY; the protein is encoded by the exons ATGGGGACCCTGATTCTGCTCAGTCTCTTTGCACTGGCTGCTGTCTGCGTCGCAG ATTCTTCAGAATCCAATGAGATAGATGATG TCCTGTTCCTCGGGAGGAGAGATGCAAACACCTTTATGAGACAACCAAGATTTACCAATCATTGGGAGAG GGACCGATTCAAGTCTCCTCGTGAGAGGACCAGGGAGAAGTGCGAGGAGTTTCGGCCGTGCGATCGCCTGGCAAGACAGGTTGGCCTCAAACGGGCCTATGGCAAATACTTTGGCAACAGGAGGCAGCGTCCCAGCAGCTACAGGCGATTGAGGCCCAGGAGACACCGAGGCAATCGAAACAGGAGACAGCACTACAGATACTAG